Proteins from a single region of Pseudopedobacter saltans DSM 12145:
- a CDS encoding porin family protein has translation MKKIFAISLLMILAFTIKAQVKYGLKAGVNFATATFKNYDLSISPSNLTTFHIAGFVDIPIDGMFSFQPGVTYLGKGYKYDLPNGDSKGEVDLSYIEIPMNGIAYFPTRSGRIFVGAGPYLGFGISGNIDEITSERDLKFGNGVNDDVNPMDIGLNFMLGYHLNGGLLFNAGYGLGLSNTIPKDKRTDDAKIHHKQFFLSLGYSF, from the coding sequence ATGAAAAAGATATTTGCTATCAGTTTATTAATGATACTGGCTTTTACTATAAAAGCGCAGGTTAAATACGGTTTAAAAGCGGGAGTTAATTTTGCAACTGCAACTTTTAAGAACTATGATTTATCGATTTCACCGTCTAACCTTACAACGTTTCATATCGCCGGTTTTGTTGATATTCCCATAGACGGTATGTTCTCTTTCCAGCCCGGAGTTACTTATTTAGGCAAAGGATATAAATACGATCTGCCTAACGGCGATAGTAAAGGCGAGGTAGATTTATCATATATTGAAATTCCAATGAATGGAATAGCTTATTTCCCTACAAGATCAGGGCGGATTTTTGTTGGCGCAGGCCCTTATTTGGGATTTGGTATAAGCGGGAATATAGATGAAATTACTTCAGAAAGAGATCTTAAGTTTGGCAACGGTGTAAATGACGACGTCAATCCGATGGATATAGGCTTGAACTTTATGTTAGGATATCATCTAAATGGGGGACTTTTATTCAATGCCGGTTATGGCCTTGGGCTTAGCAATACCATTCCGAAAGACAAAAGAACCGATGATGCAAAAATCCACCATAAACAGTTCTTTTTATCTTTAGGCTATAGCTTTTAA
- a CDS encoding T9SS type B sorting domain-containing protein — protein MFKVLRFLLFVVATFSVNLVFSQLPYEENFKNATAPGIKFGGGDNPATEGYAFLTANNATGSWNTMPIPDANGDGYLRLTNNLTYQKGYIYNETIRIPSTNGLRIEFEYYTYSPPGTLAPRGADGICFFLFDASVLPNFKIGGFGGSLGYAQYKKDDLLTGPVHAAGVTGGYIGVGFDEYGYFARDEEGRQPQVGAGKQPSPQKGAVGIRGKGNGDALVPGNYPLLTFKRTDELSTPFSLVGGNGNSRQPNPSNIGYRKAVIILEPSTNGGYFISVDILLGGETIPRKVIDRFHYKELAPEILGYGISSSTGNNVNIHEIRNLKISLYDDKPVGISDEANTLTNVPVNIPVKDNDLSKTNTIVIRNTEPANGTYTIINSDTGVNYVPNPGFSGTDTFTYKLYDTVTGKESNPITVTVHVKPVGSPDTYTTPLNTPLAVNVKDNDASKSGTTVIPNTNPVNGIISIDPVTNIVTYTPNNNFVGSDSFTYKLRTPDGLESDPINVTINVLPNNLTPAKIGLAKALIGVDKQIDGSFMLTYRFTLVNAGQIAIADLSLTDDLLSVFTDADFSVKSIKTDGTSLVPNLAYDGRTDKELLNVSSMLLPLSKEHVNIEVLVALNKSKGTYDNTAYVKGKSQGDGTVVDDESTDGLTPDPIVIGDFSPNKKTPVTLEKGSVFIPEGFSPNNDGINDRFIIQNTSGKELHLEIYNRWGNVIYKSKNYQNDWDGKCNQGIYFGEDVPSGTYYYIISIEGDRKVGFITISR, from the coding sequence ATGTTTAAAGTTTTACGTTTCCTGTTATTTGTCGTAGCAACCTTTTCTGTCAATCTTGTTTTTTCGCAACTTCCGTATGAAGAGAACTTTAAAAACGCAACGGCTCCAGGTATAAAATTTGGTGGAGGCGATAATCCCGCTACTGAGGGATATGCTTTTTTGACCGCAAATAATGCAACGGGTTCATGGAATACAATGCCAATACCAGATGCTAATGGCGACGGATATCTTCGGCTAACAAATAATTTGACTTATCAAAAAGGATATATCTATAATGAAACAATTCGAATACCGTCTACAAATGGACTAAGAATTGAATTTGAATACTATACTTACAGCCCTCCGGGTACATTAGCTCCTAGAGGTGCAGATGGAATTTGCTTCTTTTTATTTGATGCAAGTGTACTTCCTAATTTCAAAATCGGTGGATTTGGCGGATCTTTAGGTTATGCACAATATAAAAAAGATGATTTGCTTACAGGTCCGGTACATGCAGCGGGGGTAACGGGCGGTTATATAGGAGTAGGCTTTGACGAATATGGTTATTTTGCCAGGGATGAGGAAGGAAGACAGCCTCAGGTTGGCGCGGGTAAACAACCTTCCCCGCAAAAAGGTGCGGTAGGTATCAGAGGAAAGGGTAATGGAGATGCTCTTGTTCCTGGAAATTATCCATTATTAACTTTTAAAAGAACAGATGAACTCTCAACACCATTTTCACTAGTTGGCGGTAATGGAAATTCCAGACAGCCAAATCCCTCGAATATAGGATACCGTAAGGCTGTTATTATTTTGGAACCAAGTACTAATGGTGGTTATTTCATCAGTGTAGATATATTGTTGGGGGGAGAAACTATACCTAGAAAGGTTATTGACAGATTTCATTACAAAGAATTAGCTCCCGAAATTTTGGGTTACGGTATTTCTTCATCAACAGGAAATAACGTAAATATCCACGAAATTAGAAATCTGAAAATCTCACTATATGATGATAAGCCTGTTGGTATTTCAGACGAAGCCAACACACTTACAAATGTTCCTGTTAATATTCCTGTAAAAGACAACGATCTATCTAAAACCAATACGATTGTTATACGAAATACTGAGCCTGCAAATGGAACTTATACCATAATTAATTCGGATACTGGAGTTAATTACGTTCCTAATCCCGGCTTTAGTGGAACGGATACATTTACATATAAATTATATGACACTGTTACCGGAAAAGAATCTAATCCAATAACGGTTACGGTTCATGTAAAACCGGTTGGTTCGCCAGATACTTATACAACACCTTTAAATACACCGCTTGCTGTAAATGTTAAAGATAACGATGCTTCTAAAAGCGGAACTACCGTTATTCCAAATACAAATCCTGTAAACGGAATTATTTCTATAGACCCCGTAACTAATATCGTAACTTATACACCTAATAATAACTTCGTTGGTTCGGACAGCTTCACTTATAAATTAAGAACTCCGGACGGATTGGAATCAGATCCAATAAACGTAACCATAAACGTCTTACCAAACAATCTAACTCCTGCTAAAATAGGTTTAGCAAAAGCTTTGATTGGTGTTGACAAACAAATAGACGGTAGTTTCATGCTGACTTACAGATTCACATTGGTAAATGCCGGGCAAATTGCTATTGCGGATTTAAGTTTAACCGATGATTTGTTAAGTGTTTTTACTGATGCAGATTTCTCTGTAAAATCTATAAAAACCGATGGAACTAGTTTGGTACCCAATTTAGCTTATGATGGCAGGACTGATAAGGAATTACTGAATGTTTCGAGTATGTTATTACCACTGTCAAAAGAGCATGTTAACATAGAAGTATTGGTTGCTTTAAATAAATCAAAAGGAACTTATGATAATACCGCCTATGTAAAGGGTAAATCGCAGGGAGACGGCACTGTTGTGGATGATGAATCAACCGATGGTTTAACTCCCGATCCTATTGTGATAGGTGATTTTTCTCCAAACAAAAAAACTCCCGTTACTTTGGAGAAAGGCAGTGTATTTATCCCTGAGGGGTTTTCGCCTAATAATGATGGTATTAATGACAGGTTTATAATACAAAATACCTCCGGGAAGGAACTTCATTTAGAGATTTATAACCGTTGGGGAAACGTTATTTATAAATCTAAGAATTACCAAAACGATTGGGATGGAAAATGTAATCAAGGGATTTATTTCGGAGAGGATGTTCCAAGCGGCACATATTATTACATTATAAGCATCGAGGGAGATAGAAAAGTTGGATTTATAACTATTAGCAGATAA
- a CDS encoding PorP/SprF family type IX secretion system membrane protein, which produces MRRYNIYIIASFLFASVCQQASAQQDAMYSQYMFNTLAINPAYAGSRNVVSATALYRNQWVGIAGAPETATFSIDAPLNNKRMGLGFQAYSDKAGIIKNNGASASYAYRLRMDKATLSFGMQGGIRQYKADYTSVNLDQSGTTIDPAFANNIDKVLFDISAGLYYNTDRFYLGFSAMDLLKNKFTNYQSPGMNLGNREEVHMFLASGVVIPLDQDFKLKPSFLIKAVKGAPIEGDINATLWIKDIIAIGAQYRTSADLAGMLELQATPQIRLGYAYDYSTTELRKYNSGSHEIMLRYEFGFKKDKFISPRYF; this is translated from the coding sequence ATGAGAAGATACAATATATATATTATAGCCAGTTTTCTGTTTGCTTCTGTTTGTCAGCAGGCAAGCGCTCAGCAAGACGCTATGTATTCGCAATACATGTTTAATACACTGGCTATAAACCCAGCTTATGCAGGTAGTAGAAATGTAGTCTCCGCAACTGCATTATATAGAAATCAATGGGTTGGTATAGCCGGTGCTCCGGAAACGGCAACTTTTTCCATAGACGCTCCACTTAATAACAAGAGAATGGGTTTAGGGTTTCAGGCGTATTCCGATAAAGCAGGGATTATCAAAAACAATGGAGCTTCGGCAAGTTATGCTTATCGTCTGAGGATGGATAAGGCAACACTTTCTTTTGGAATGCAAGGAGGAATAAGACAGTATAAAGCCGATTATACCTCTGTGAATTTAGATCAAAGCGGAACTACAATAGATCCGGCATTTGCAAATAATATAGATAAAGTTCTATTCGATATCAGTGCGGGATTGTATTATAATACTGATAGATTCTATCTTGGATTTTCTGCGATGGATCTATTGAAAAACAAATTTACAAACTATCAATCGCCTGGAATGAATCTGGGGAACAGAGAGGAGGTTCACATGTTTTTAGCTTCGGGTGTCGTTATTCCTCTGGATCAGGATTTCAAATTGAAACCTTCATTCCTTATCAAAGCCGTAAAAGGAGCGCCGATAGAAGGAGATATTAATGCAACATTATGGATTAAAGACATAATCGCGATAGGTGCACAGTATAGAACCAGTGCCGATTTAGCAGGAATGTTAGAACTTCAGGCCACGCCACAAATCAGGTTGGGGTATGCATATGATTACAGCACAACCGAACTGAGAAAATACAATTCCGGAAGTCACGAGATTATGCTGAGATATGAGTTCGGATTTAAGAAAGATAAATTTATATCACCTAGATACTTTTAA
- a CDS encoding MFS transporter, with protein MSNSSLLKKSDISIMALATGLIVANLYYCQPLIHLIAVEFNITESVAGKTIYLTQFGYAAGLLLLVPLGDKYERKKQIILVTAASCLFLVLAAVSNKFWLLQIACFGIGFSSVSPQLILPMVAALSKPQERGKLVGIVMSGLLIGILLSRTLSGFVGEFFGWRSMFWVASLICAVLTIIISFRFPKSEVSYTGTYLDLLKSLKEITYKYAVLREASLINFVVFATFGIFWTTMVLYLGSEAYQYTSEKIGLFGLVGATGAMLAPIVGRLSDKSNSRVVVGYGILILIFSMLIFYFFGGILIAFILGIIVLEIGQQSVHVSNQTRIYALSTEARNRLNTVFMTASFIGTASGSAFGIFLWTLGGWKAACLGAILILALVFIYYKFNKASNPTG; from the coding sequence ATGTCTAATAGCAGTTTATTAAAGAAGTCGGATATTTCTATAATGGCTTTGGCTACAGGTTTGATTGTTGCCAATTTATATTATTGTCAGCCTTTAATCCATCTAATCGCCGTAGAATTTAATATCACCGAAAGCGTAGCAGGAAAAACTATATACCTTACACAATTTGGTTATGCAGCGGGATTACTATTATTGGTTCCGCTAGGAGATAAATACGAAAGAAAAAAGCAGATAATTCTGGTTACAGCCGCTTCATGCTTATTTCTTGTACTGGCAGCTGTCAGTAACAAATTCTGGCTTTTGCAAATAGCCTGTTTTGGCATTGGCTTTAGCTCGGTCTCACCTCAGCTTATCCTTCCTATGGTTGCTGCATTATCAAAACCTCAGGAAAGAGGCAAATTAGTAGGCATCGTTATGAGCGGTCTTTTAATTGGTATTTTACTATCAAGAACTTTAAGCGGTTTTGTAGGAGAATTCTTCGGTTGGAGATCTATGTTTTGGGTTGCAAGCTTAATTTGTGCTGTATTGACCATAATAATCAGTTTCCGATTTCCTAAAAGTGAGGTTAGCTATACCGGAACTTATTTAGATCTTTTAAAGTCTTTAAAAGAAATAACCTACAAGTATGCAGTTTTAAGAGAAGCCTCACTGATTAACTTCGTTGTGTTTGCTACATTCGGTATATTTTGGACAACTATGGTCTTATATCTGGGGTCCGAGGCTTATCAATATACCAGTGAAAAAATAGGGTTGTTTGGTTTAGTGGGTGCTACAGGAGCAATGCTAGCTCCTATCGTGGGTAGGTTATCAGATAAATCTAATTCCAGAGTGGTTGTGGGCTACGGGATATTGATATTAATTTTCAGTATGCTGATCTTCTATTTTTTTGGAGGTATATTGATTGCCTTCATATTAGGGATAATCGTTCTGGAAATTGGTCAGCAATCTGTACATGTAAGTAATCAGACAAGAATTTACGCTTTAAGTACCGAAGCCAGAAATAGATTAAACACTGTTTTTATGACAGCAAGTTTCATTGGAACCGCAAGCGGATCGGCATTCGGTATTTTCTTATGGACTTTAGGTGGCTGGAAAGCAGCTTGCCTGGGCGCCATACTTATTTTAGCACTGGTATTTATTTACTACAAGTTTAACAAAGCATCAAACCCAACTGGTTAA
- a CDS encoding OmpA family protein yields MKYKILSIIVFTLTMNVLSAAEKPKERDIKRAKEAYQSLSYIQAIKLLKPLVENDTSNNELLEMLAYSYKMVKNYDETLEAYTKLSKRSNVKPEWKLYYAEALANKQQYEKSVSVYRDYLKSVPNEKRASSFVNANLKAFEENRGAWNIAFTNINTLSADYAPMYYKEGLLFSSNRMTSSTTKRVFAWDNTPFSDLYRVEKLKDIKHLNADSVLSNLTAKGNKPYKFNDDDTEQTSNDSKVLGVYQSSLERDSLLLGSANSLKVQRVKGKVNSKYHEGSVAVFPDGSIIFTRNNFYKGSKNQSKEGLNKLKMYTANADFSSVKEFPYNDNEYSVGHPALSKDGNILIFASDMPGGYGGTDLYYSVKSGNGQWIRPINMGKGINTEGDEMFPFLDSENTLYFSSTGFAGLGGLDVFEVKLKDMKPLGQPKNMGMPINSPEDDFALIKDSEGKQGFFSSNRSGNDDIYSFKRSTHRIILKGVVKDGRLGIALPGSRILLRTLDGVDTLRVGPKGVFEKELAKETDYELTAQKLGYVSQQAFTTSVGINKDSTILLNINLFKTESNQQWVINNCDSLKRVFNFDNIYYDLDRAEIRPDARPALDKIALIMLTHPEVSIITSSHCDSRASNDYNKLLSIRRGNSAKAYLVAKGVAANRIKVEYYGKTRLTNRCYDGVPCSEEEQQMNRRTEFEAIVNGVNLSQLDCNEGF; encoded by the coding sequence ATGAAATACAAAATACTATCTATTATTGTTTTTACCTTAACTATGAACGTTTTATCAGCAGCAGAAAAGCCGAAGGAACGTGATATAAAAAGGGCAAAAGAAGCTTATCAATCATTAAGCTATATTCAGGCTATAAAATTATTGAAACCATTGGTAGAGAACGATACTTCTAATAATGAATTATTGGAAATGCTCGCTTATAGCTACAAAATGGTAAAAAATTACGACGAAACGTTAGAAGCTTATACAAAACTGTCTAAGCGAAGCAATGTAAAACCCGAATGGAAGCTTTATTATGCAGAAGCGTTGGCTAATAAGCAGCAATATGAAAAATCAGTATCGGTATATAGAGATTATCTAAAATCTGTTCCAAATGAAAAAAGAGCATCTTCTTTTGTAAATGCCAATTTAAAAGCTTTTGAAGAAAATAGGGGAGCCTGGAATATTGCTTTTACAAATATTAATACGCTTAGTGCTGATTATGCTCCAATGTATTATAAAGAGGGCTTATTGTTTTCTAGTAACAGAATGACATCTAGCACTACTAAACGTGTTTTTGCATGGGATAACACACCTTTCTCTGATCTTTATCGTGTAGAAAAATTAAAAGATATTAAACACCTGAACGCAGACAGTGTTTTATCAAACCTTACAGCGAAAGGAAATAAACCGTATAAATTTAATGACGACGATACGGAGCAAACAAGCAATGACAGCAAAGTGTTAGGTGTTTATCAGTCTTCTCTGGAAAGGGATAGCTTATTGCTTGGTTCTGCGAACTCATTAAAGGTACAGCGTGTGAAAGGCAAGGTTAATAGTAAATACCACGAAGGTTCTGTAGCCGTTTTTCCTGATGGAAGTATAATATTTACCAGAAATAATTTTTACAAAGGTTCTAAAAACCAAAGTAAAGAGGGGCTAAATAAACTAAAGATGTATACTGCTAATGCTGATTTTAGTAGTGTAAAAGAATTTCCGTATAATGATAATGAGTATTCGGTAGGCCATCCGGCCTTAAGCAAAGATGGAAATATTTTAATTTTTGCATCTGATATGCCGGGAGGATACGGAGGAACCGATTTGTACTATTCTGTTAAATCTGGGAATGGCCAATGGATCAGGCCGATTAATATGGGAAAAGGAATAAATACAGAAGGTGATGAGATGTTCCCTTTTCTGGATAGTGAAAATACATTGTATTTTTCTTCAACCGGATTTGCCGGTCTGGGTGGATTGGATGTTTTTGAGGTTAAGTTGAAAGACATGAAACCTCTGGGACAACCGAAAAACATGGGAATGCCAATTAATTCTCCAGAAGATGACTTCGCTTTGATAAAGGATTCTGAAGGAAAGCAGGGATTTTTTAGCTCTAACAGATCTGGAAACGACGATATTTACTCTTTTAAAAGAAGTACGCATAGGATCATATTAAAAGGTGTGGTTAAGGATGGCAGGTTAGGTATTGCATTACCCGGATCCAGAATTTTGTTGAGAACATTGGATGGTGTGGATACTTTGAGAGTAGGGCCAAAAGGAGTGTTCGAAAAAGAATTAGCGAAAGAAACCGACTATGAATTAACCGCTCAAAAGTTAGGATATGTTAGTCAGCAAGCTTTTACGACATCCGTTGGGATCAATAAGGATTCTACAATTCTATTAAATATCAATTTATTTAAAACGGAAAGCAATCAGCAATGGGTTATCAATAATTGCGATTCATTAAAACGCGTTTTTAATTTCGATAATATCTATTATGACCTAGACAGAGCAGAAATCAGACCGGATGCCAGACCCGCTTTGGATAAAATTGCATTGATTATGTTAACTCATCCGGAGGTGAGTATTATTACTTCCAGCCATTGCGATAGCAGAGCATCTAACGATTATAATAAACTGCTATCTATAAGAAGAGGTAACTCTGCTAAAGCTTATTTAGTTGCAAAAGGAGTGGCTGCAAACAGAATTAAAGTAGAGTATTATGGAAAAACCCGATTAACAAACCGTTGTTATGACGGCGTTCCATGCTCGGAAGAGGAACAGCAAATGAACAGGAGAACGGAATTTGAAGCTATTGTAAATGGCGTGAATTTATCGCAATTAGACTGTAACGAAGGCTTTTAA
- a CDS encoding TolC family protein translates to MKRAFSGIMFLYLLTSISTSLKAQDNILGDFSYLYMEKLIAVAKENYPKNKVFESRINVANNNLSIAKASWFDPLSFNYVNRTNIYNIDGVNSSILSGYFLNVNFSPASILVKKPFQVKNARSEIVAATAERDEYALQLETEVKTRYTIYVQNLQTLKLVSQRVVDAESTFTNMKAKYERSEISFREFNDVSTYLTSVKESKVAAEANLLTSKFQLEELLTVKLEDIK, encoded by the coding sequence ATGAAGAGAGCTTTTTCAGGAATTATGTTTCTGTATCTTCTTACGTCCATCTCAACTTCGCTTAAAGCGCAGGATAATATTCTAGGAGATTTTTCCTATCTATATATGGAAAAGCTAATAGCGGTAGCCAAAGAAAATTACCCTAAGAATAAAGTTTTTGAAAGCCGAATTAATGTAGCCAATAATAATTTAAGTATCGCAAAGGCTTCCTGGTTTGATCCTTTATCTTTTAATTACGTCAATAGAACTAATATTTATAATATAGATGGTGTAAATTCCAGCATTCTGAGTGGTTACTTTTTAAATGTGAATTTTTCGCCCGCGTCTATTTTGGTAAAAAAGCCTTTTCAGGTTAAAAATGCCCGCTCTGAAATTGTTGCAGCGACAGCCGAACGAGACGAATATGCTTTGCAATTAGAAACCGAGGTAAAGACGCGTTATACCATTTATGTTCAAAATCTTCAAACGCTTAAGTTAGTTAGTCAACGTGTTGTAGATGCAGAATCGACGTTTACAAACATGAAAGCGAAATACGAAAGAAGCGAAATATCTTTTAGAGAGTTTAACGATGTTTCTACATATTTAACATCTGTGAAAGAATCAAAGGTTGCAGCAGAAGCTAATCTGCTAACATCCAAATTCCAATTAGAAGAATTACTTACCGTTAAACTTGAGGATATTAAATAA